The genomic window GCGGCCCGCCAGAACCAGACACCCTCCAGCCCATCATCCTCGTCCAGTGCCTGTTGAAACGCCGATGATTCCTCCCCCCCAAAACGATGGTGAATACCCAACGCCATCTTGAACAGGTTACGCTGGTCGATGATCGGGCTATCAACCAGATTGGAATCCAGCCGTTCCTGTTCCAGTCCAAGCGAGAGATGAACATCGGAGGTCCATTGATAATCAATATTGAGACCAATACTGGCGTTAATAGCCGAGCCAGTGTCATAAACGGGGCGCCCGGTAATTACCTCATCAGATTCAACCCCATAGTAATACTGAGCTAACTGTTGGCTCTGATAGGTCGCACCGATCCAGGGCTGCCATTGCCAGCGTCCTTTACGAGAATGCCCCGACCACTGCAGGGATGTATCCCACCCTCTATGCTTATTCGAGATATCGGCCGAAGGCGTGAGACTAAAACGCCCCCAATCGGTCTGGCGAGCAAACACAGCCTGAAAATCGACACTGTCATCCCGCTCCATACCCTCCAGAAACTTGTCGTTCTCTTCATTATATCCCGCAAAACGATAGGACAGCGCCAGATCAATTTCCCAGGGACTGTCATTGAGTAAGTGCACCCCTGCCCGAGGACCACTCATAAAAAAGCGTTCCCCTTCGTAAGTAATATGGGGCAAAAAATCGTCCTGTATCTCCTCTCCTCGATAGGGAGAGGTCTGCCCTCGGAATGTAGCTCCGAGAGACCAACTACCGACAGGTTGTTCTAACCAACCAAGATCGGTCACATCCTCTGCTGTCAGCGGCAATGGCAACATAGACAGCAGGGCAAAACCTATGACTAGTACGCGCAACAGCCCGCTCCATTGACTATTGAGTTAACGGCTCAGCGGAAAACAACGGTCTTGTTTTCATGCACCAAAACCCGATCTTCCAGATGATAGCGCAGGCCCTTGGCCAGCGCGGTTTTTTCACAATCCTTACCCATTCGCACCATATCATCGATGCTGTCCCGGTGGCTGATACGCTCGATATCCTGCTCAATAATCGGACCGGCATCGAGTTCAGCTGTGACGTAATGGCAGGTGGCACCAATCAACTTGACCCCTCGCTGATGG from Aestuariirhabdus haliotis includes these protein-coding regions:
- a CDS encoding MipA/OmpV family protein, encoding MRVLVIGFALLSMLPLPLTAEDVTDLGWLEQPVGSWSLGATFRGQTSPYRGEEIQDDFLPHITYEGERFFMSGPRAGVHLLNDSPWEIDLALSYRFAGYNEENDKFLEGMERDDSVDFQAVFARQTDWGRFSLTPSADISNKHRGWDTSLQWSGHSRKGRWQWQPWIGATYQSQQLAQYYYGVESDEVITGRPVYDTGSAINASIGLNIDYQWTSDVHLSLGLEQERLDSNLVDSPIIDQRNLFKMALGIHHRFGGEESSAFQQALDEDDGLEGVWFWRAAAGLSTETKFNEIVRGKIDSDSSRTGIASLFVGKQVGNSLFGWPLDIFVKGGVAYHDERDLQGNFPEYILAIKGYYNRFPWSDRLETRWGIAEGISYAHKIPAVERDNVESKNRDASHLLNYIDWSVDVNLGDLFNSRSLKRCYGGWSIHHRSGIFGSADLFGNVDGGSNYNTLYIECLNTVTRR